The Colletotrichum destructivum chromosome 8, complete sequence genome includes the window GGAAGGCCGCCGGTGACCTCAGCGTCGTTGACGTGAgttttctcttttttcctcattattctttttttgggGGTTTCACCCGAAAATGTCCCACCCAACTTTGGTGGTAGAAGCAAGCAAAGCGCAAGCAAAGAGACTAACTCGGGTATCTTCAGCTCGGCGGATCCGGGGGCCACGACAGCTTCGTGCTGGCCAAGAACTTCCCCAACCTCAAGATCACGGTGCAGGACCTGCCCAACTGCCAGTCCTCCTTCGACAAGAACATccccgaggagctcaagggcCGCGTCGCCTTCCAGGCGCACAGCTTCTTCGAGCCGCAGCCTCTGCAGGCGGACCTGTACATGATCAAGCTGATCCTCCACGACTGGCCCGACGCGGAGTCGGTCAAGATCCTCCAGGGCTTGAGGCCGGCCCTGCGGCCGGGCGCCAAGGTGCTCTTCATCGACTACGTGGGGAAGCaaggcgacgtcgaggagaacgcggcggcggcggcggcgctgcccAAGTCGATCCAGCAGATGGGCACCTCGACGGACCTGCGGATGATGGCCCTGTTCAGCGCCAAGGAGCGGCCCGTCGACGCGTGGAGGCAGCTGTTCAAGAAGGCGGACGAGAGGTACGAGCTGAAGCGCGTCGAGGCGAACCCGCTGTCGTTCTTTGTCATTATCGAGGCCGTATGGCGCGGTTGAGGTGGTTCGTTTGTTTACGACGGGTATTATGATATCGGACTTAGGAACGTAGATGAATGAATGAAGATTTCAGTGCTATCTCAACACCCGGCCGTGACTGAGCCGTGGTATCTGACATTAACACCTTGAGAGTCTATGGGTCAACTCGGAATACCCTTCGGCTTGGACGGACCCGTCATCCTGCATGTCCCACAACGCCAAGCTACCAACACAAAAGTTCCCCTGCATCTCCACCCTCGCGCATCACAATACCCTTCAGAGCCCACTTCGTTGTACACACAGAGGTTCAAGTATCTTCTTTTCGGCAGCTGAGTCATCAAATAACATGGTCTGGTGGTGTAGTTGGTTATCACGTCAGTCTAACAGCTCGAGAGTCTCACCACTCCCGTCTGCCACACTGAAGGTCTCCGGTTCAAGTCCGGGCTAGATCATCCGTATGGGCGATTGGTTTAGTGGTATAATGACCGCTTAGCATGCGGTAGGTccagggttcgattcccTGATCGTCCATCTTTTTGCCATTTGGTGCTCTTCTGTCGCCTGTTTGAGGTCGTGATAGTTTCCAAGCCGCGCGGCTGATCGGAAGACGATGAGACTTCTCGAGAATAACTCGCATTTCAAAATCTGCGTGTagtgttttcttttttgaGGGGAGATTTAAAATGAAGGCCACGCTAAAACTGTTGATAGGTTTTCTGCTTAGCATGCTGAGCCTGACATTCATGGTTTATAACCCACTTCCAAGATTGACAAGAAACACTAGAAGACTTCTAAATGAGGGACGAGGCCATGCAGCCCACCACTCTATCGCCTAGTGGAGAGACAAGGGTGTGCCGTAAGCATCGGATGGGAGACATGAAGATGCCCGCATGCCCACCACTCCCCGGTCGCCGAAGATCGAACGCAAACAAGGTCGGACCGCCTGGAGCAGGGGCTTTAGGGGACAAGTGACCCAAAAAGACGCCGGCTGATGCAGAACAACATGTTGATTGGAAGGTCGGCGCTGAGCAGGGATTCAGGAAACAATCATGGTAAAATAGACCGGCGCCGCTCTAGCGCAGTCGTCAATGCACCCGGGCATGGAACAGGTTTAGGGGACCGGACGAACTAgcaaggagagggggggcagTATCGTGCCTGTGTAACATCATCATGCCGGTGGAGAGATGGTGCTGCGAATGAGGGACTTTGGACCAGACGGCAATAAGCTAGAACCCCCCAAAAAGAGAGTCCAAGGCGTCGAATGGGATGGGCTGGGActggatgggatgggatggccGGTGAGAAggcatggcgtcgtcgacagcaGCTAGCTAGCATACGGTAGCCCGCGTGGTCAACATGCATATGCAGTCGGTAAGGCGGTTTGATTCCCTTGGTAAGAGTCTCACTGTCCCTCAAGACTTGGCCTTCTGCAGGTAAAAGGTGTTCGGTCTGGGGGTGGGCCAGCCCGGCAGAAACAAAGAAATGAGACAGACATATGGAGAATGATAACAAAGGTATTTATTTATCTCCCCCAACCAATCTGTCGCCTCGGTAGAGGTAGGAGGTGTTGCCTTGGTATCTATCTAGTCTCCTCTCTATTCATACCACAGCCGTAGAGTCTCACTGCTCACGCAGGCCGGTCCAGCCACCGTCTCATCTCATCCCCAAGCCTCCGGTACTGCGCTAAACATGAGGTGTCTTCGGTCGGCTACAGGGCATTCCCTAGTCTGCTTGCTACCCACATACATAgggtcagtcagtcagtcagtcagtcagtcagtcaccGCACTTGATTCGGGCAAAGCCAGgtgagatggagagagagagggagagagtgagagagcgGAACGCCGCCATGCCGTCGTCTGCATCCTTTCTCACCCGCTTCACCTTAGCGTCCCATGCCATCTTTATTAGTGCAAGCCCACGTCCTCAGCTCGACCCTGGCTTGTTCTCGGCTCACCCTCCTTGTTTTAGTCCTCCTGGAATAGTATCCTTCTTCACCTTTGGGTCTCGTAAGCGCTCACCTAAACCTAAAGTCGCATCCGTCGATAAAGTGAAGCTCGTTCCCACTCCCCCAATTCCCCCCCCTCAGGGCTTTGGCTCTCTCCCACACTTTGTCGCTTGTCATTACTGACTGTCGCCTCACACGCCGCTGTCTTCCACAAAAACGTTTGGTGTTTTGCCCAACGAATCTTGCTCGGTCCCGACGCTACGGAACCAAACTGCTGTGCCtcatccacacacacacacacacacacacacgccccTCTGTTACCGAACTGTCGGGTCCACGAAGAACGAGAAGTGACAGAAACAAGGATAGGGAAACACCATAAACGGGAATCAACAAAAGCGCAAGGCAACGAACGAGACAATCGCCACGATACAGGACTCCGACTCGAAGACTCGGAGAATTTGCCGGCCGATTTCTATTCGAGACAACAGAATCCCGGCCAGGCGGTATTCTAAACCGGGAGCGGACCGAGACGAAAAGCAATTTAGAGGGAACCACCTCAAACGAGACGAGTGAACCAACAACGGCCCCAAACATGCGCCATTGACGGCCCACAACCGCTTCCACTTTCCCTGCGTCCTTTGTGACGTTCCACGGCGCGGGCGAACGGCGCAGCTGCCAGGGAGCGAGAAGCCCCCTCCCTAACTGGCGAATTGAGGAGCTTGGCTCTCCAGCTGCTTAAGCTgccgagacgaggaagaagggtCCAACTGGAGGGACAAGGGGAGCAAGAGAACAACGCAACCCGGTTGGGAAGAGATGGCAGGGGGCTTGCACTcgctcgccgaggccgttggTGACCCCGGTTATGCATCCTGTTCCAACGCGCCGGGCGTGCTGGTGGCCAAGCTGgtcggcctggccgccgtcaccgcgTTCTTCGTGTGGGAGTTCCGGTCGTGGTACCGGCTGCGCAAGATCCCCGGGCCTTTCCTGGCCTCTGTCTCGGTCTTGTGGCagctgaagaaggccgtTGGGGGCACATACCACGAGCACCTGAACGATATCGCCAGGGAGTACGGTAAGTTAGTCACCTGACACATCATAACAGgtttttccccctcttctcttgATCACTTGGTCAAGACTAGAGACTAGACAGAGACACTGGAGAGAGCCAAAACGCTGATCATCGAATCGCAGGCCCCCTCGCGCGCATAGGGCCGAATGAGCTCCTCTGTACAGACCCGGACTCGCTGCGCAGGATGTCGGCCGTCCGCTCGCCGTACACAAAGGGCGACTTTTACGATTCCGGCCGCATCACCCCGGGCGTCGACAACGTCGTCTCGATGCGGGACGAGAACGAGCATAAAGCCATGAGGGCCCGCATGTCTCCGGCCGTAAGTCGTCGCCAGGCCCCTTTGCCATTACCAGCGTCGATGTTATTCCATCCTTTTATCAGCCGGTGGTGGCACAACTACGACTTTTGAGTTCCAAGACAAAGTAAATAACTGATCATGGCTTCCTCATACAGTACACCAACAAAGAGACcgacggcttcggcttcgagaGCGGCATCGACCGCCAGCTCGCCAACTTCATCCGCCTCATCGACCAGCACTACGTCTCCACCGACTCCGAGTTCCGGCCGCtggacctcgccgagaagacgCAGTTCTTCGCtctcgacgccatcggcgaTGTCTCCTTTGGCGGCGCCTTTGGCTTCCTGGCCGAGGATCGCGACCTGTTCCGCTACATCGAGATCAACGAGTCGTCTCTGCCCGTCATGAACGTTGTCTCCGTGCTGCcctggctcggccgcctcgtccacaaatGGCCCTTCCGTTTGATGCTGCCCAAGGAGGGCGACCAAGTCGGCTTTGGCCGCCTGATGGGGTGAGTGCATCTTTCTCGGCGCGACCCCTTTTGCTGTTAGTGATCAAGGCAAACGTTGACATGGCATGGCGCACAGGTTTGCCAGGAATTACGCCGAGATGAGGCTTCAGCCGGGCGCAAGCCCGCAAAAGGACATGATGCAGTCCTTTATCAACCAGGGTCTCAGCCGCGACGAGCTCATCCAGCTCGTCTACATCCACATGTCAGTCGCCCCACATGTTTCTTGCTGTCTTACTTTCGGTGCTATTGCTTCATGAGCCAACCGCTCATTCTCCTCTGGTAGGATCGCCGGCACAAACTCGGCGGCGCAAGCGATGCGCATGACACTGCTATGcctcatcaacaaccccGTCGCCTACCGCCGGCTCCAGCAGGAAATCGACGTCGCATCCGCAGCCGGCGCCATCAGCTCCCCGATCACcaacgccgaggccctcaagCTCCCCTACCTCCAGGCCGTCATCCGCGAGGGGCTGCGTTTCTACCCGCCCGTCACGGGCCTTGGCTTCAAGCAGgcgcccgagggcggcgacgtcctcaaCGGCTACTTCGTCCCCGGCGGCACGCAGATCGGGCAGAATttcttcggcgtcggccggtCACTGTGGGTCTGGGGCCCCGATGCGGATGTCTTCCGGCCCGAGCGGTGGCTCTCGACtggcgaggatgagctcCGGCAGATGACCGCCGCACTCGACACGCATTTCGGCCACGGCAAGTACTCGTGTCTGGGGAAGCCTATCGCCATGATGGAACTCAACAAGGTCTTTGTGGAGGTGAGTCACTTTCGGTCTAGGTGTTGACAGGAGGGGGTTGCACAGGCTGACATGATCCCTACTAGCTGCTGCGAAGATACGACTTCACCGTCATGAACCCCGAGAAGCCCATCAAGACTCTTAGCGCCATCTTTTTCGTCGCCAGAGACTTTTGGGTCAGATTGACGAGGAGACCGAAGAATCCATAAACAACTTAATCGTAGACGTAATGCATTAATGACAAACCTATCGTACCTCATCTCGGGGGGCCTAGCCGCTTAGGACTCGGCCAGGCCTCGGACCTAGACCAGTTGACCGATTTCCGATGCAAGAGACCTGCCAAGAAGCCTCCATGCAGACTCAGATGTCTTGATTAAACACTTAATCTCAATGTTCCACTATTATTCTTGTGCCTTGAGACCGGAGGGTAGCACAATCGATTCTCGACGCGGCTCAGACCTGCCTGGAATCGCCGTCAGGGCATAATCCCAAAGACACGACGGCAGTCCTCAGCCTAAGACTTAATCACCATCTTGTACAACAAAAAGACTTCAATAAATCATTCCGGGGGCATCGATCGTAGGTACAGGCAATCCTTCACGTTAACGGAAAGGCTTTTGTTCGCATGGCAGGATCTTGAAGACAGACCAATCCCCGAACATCGGGAGCCCCGCGACCAAGTTTCGAACTGCTTCCTCGGCGCAATGAGCTGGCTTTTTCATCTGGGTAAGCGTACAATCCTTTGTAGTAACGTGACTGACGACGCCACAGGTGCGTAGAAGACTGCCCGTCAGCGTTTCTGATCATCTAGAGAGGACAAAGATGACCAAAGCGGAACGCGACCTACAGGATCATGATCCCGGTCAATCTTGACGCCTGTGGGCTAAAGAAACCCCTCCAAACTTTCAGGCTCCCAGCTTTCCGTAGAGGGTCCCAGGGTATAGATTCCTGGTGTTAAGCGAAGAACTCGATTATATTGACTTTTGTTTACCTGTCTGGCTTAATTTGAATGTGGAGACTGTCACTCAAGAATCGAGTTTGTTCTCCGCCAAagtttttgggggggggggggatcaGCGGGTTGCACAGGTCAAACAGCAAAGGTAACACAAACGGAACGGTTTCTTGTCATCATATGAAAATTGAAACAGGTTCTCTAACAGTTATCTTAAACCTCGGTGTATCTCTCTTTGCTCCTGAGCCTCGATCCGCAGCCTGAAATCAACTCGATAGACTTCCCACGGCACCGCTTGATAAACAGCATCACACTCAACGCCGCAACAGTCAGAGTCACGGCAGCCCAGAACAACAAGACTCCTAGATGATCCGAGACGTAGTTCAAGAACTGTCCATCCGATCCGTGCCACGACCGCCCGGCCGCGTGGCCAAACACCTTCCTCGCGTATCCCTCGTCCAGCAGTGCCAGGCCGCTGTGTGCCGTGCTGTACATCCACGCGTAGTGCCGGAAGGCGTGCGTCACCATGATCGGCCCCGTGGACCAGAAGACTCGGAGGTATGGGAGCAGGATCCGTTTCGAGGTCgggccgccgcggcgttTGGCTTCTTGCAGAGCCCATTCGAGGAAGGGCGACTGCCGTTGCCCCATGAAGAAGTGGTTGCTCACACCGAGATTCCCGGAGGTCGCAGCAAAGATGGCCTGGAGGCCGAGACCTTGGAGACATGCCATCTCTTTCGTCGACCGCGGAAACACGTCGAGGTCTGCGTATATGCCCCCCTCGGCGTGGACCACGATCAGTCTCGCCACGTCCGCTCGTTGAATGTTCTGGGAGTACCCTTCGTATGTTGACAGTAGCCAGGTATAGTTGGCCTTGATGAGTttgaggacgtcgtcgtcggtccACAGCTTGACGGTGTAGTTGAGGGGCGTCAAGGTTTTCTCCCACGTCTCACGGGAGGCTTGCACCGGATATGTACTGACGTCGGAATTCTTCCAGATCTGATGTACGATCTTGGGTATCGGTTCTTGCGGTATCGAGGATTGGATCGGCTCGCCGAGGTCCCCCCACTTTCGTTTTGAGTCATCGCAGAAGTTGATGGCATCGATCGACTGGTTCGGGAGGGTGAAGTCGTTTGTGTAGCTTAGTTGGTGGACGACCAAGGCTACCATCAGACTCACTGCCACGACTGCAGAGATCCTGAGTATGACTTTGCCAGGGAGGGCAATCATCATGAAGGTTGCTTGCCGGTTGGTGAGCCGACAGAATGATGTAGTGATGAATAGGCCAGGATATAAAGCAGTATGTCTTCTTTCTGGGGCTTGTTGAATCGTTTCAGGAGCGAGAGGGTCGGTCAGAGGGGGCTAGATGTCGGGTATCGTTGGACAACAGAAGATGCAAAGTGCAATATTCGATGATGCGAGGGGCTTTATCCAAACCAGCAAACAAGAGCGCAATGACAGTAGAACCAATAGGGTATCTTGAGAGCGGAACAAAGTAAAATGGTTtgcaaaagaaagaaaaggactCGTTTGTgcccaaggagaaggtaACACGGGAAAAGGGGGGACAAAGGCTCAGAAGCAACAAACAACTGCGGTACAATAACACGACAGATACGTGCTCTCTGAACAACAAGCCAGTTGCAGAACTAATATACCAATTGCATTGTCCACGGTTACAAAAACATTTCACGGGCCACAATAGTACCACATCACTTGACACCCAAAGAGTAATGCGCCCATCCCACATCGTTGCAAGCTACTCCCAGGCCGTACTTCCCAACAGACCGGCTCAGTCCCCTGACTCGGCCACTCTTGTCACGATCTCCGGCCTCGCTTTGCTAAATTGGACCGACAGAGGCGCGGGGGCATCATGCTTGACGCACTTGCAGACCTGCCCAATGTAGAGCCTGCTAAACGCCTCCAGCCGCAGAGGCCACCCTTCTCATGCATCAGGGCTCTCTCGTATGCGCCTATTACCATGACATCGACTTGCCTAGTCTGAACGACTTCGACACTTGGTCGGCACGGCCCCTAATGAAATTCTGAAACCTCTTACAACCGACAACACTCGGCACCTATCGTTCATGTAAGAGAAAAACCCATCATATGAGCGCACGTATACCGCAGTGGGACTGTGGAGGCGCGGTTGTGGAGGGGAAACTGTGGCTCGTACAAGTAGACTTTTGCCGCGAAATCGTCGTGGGACCCCGAATCTAGGCACCAGTTTAAGAGATTCCGGCGGGATACCGAGAAGGGAGTGGGCTGCCGTTGGCTTAACAGGGCTGGGCTGGAGAATCTATTCGTCGCGGCGCCTCCGGTCCGCTGTGCATGAACGTTGGACATGTACAAACACAGTTTTTCCCTCCTACTACCGATTTAAAGGTCCGTCCCAATCTCTGGGAGAACATAGGTATCTGAACTATTGGGGGGTTTTTCTAGTCTGATGTTTAACTAAAAGCCGACGAGTACGGACGGCCAAGGACGAGCCCGGAGTCATGTTCACCCCCTGTGAAACTACAAGCCATGATTCAAACCCCAATATTATTCGAGATGATGATCCCGAAAATTGGAGACCGTTACAAGATGCGACCTAATAGAACCTACCGTGGTTATTGTGAGCCACACAGCCGCTTGTAGTGATTGATTGGTCGATATGTCCTGTCTTTTTGTTTGAGTCAAGAGCGCTTGTTGGCCCGCGACCTCGTTGTCCGTCCTCCACTCAAGGCAGCAGCATTCTGTACCCGTCCATGCTCAAGGCAGCAGCATTTTGTACTCGAAAaggggcagggggggggccCATGGAAGAGAATGGAGACTCAGTAGAGCTTATTGCTGTACAAGGCGGCATGCCCCTTTCCGTAAAagacgttgacggcggcTGATATAGAAAGCTCGTGTGTCTCGGAGATTTAGTCGACCGATATCCAAACCAGGTTATTTTCGCCTTCTCGTTTGTGGCCCGGCCATCTCTCTAGATCAGGACAAAAGGCAATGCGGCGGGTGAGTAGGGCAAACCGCCACCGTTGCGCCAAAACTCCGCGCGGACAGCAAGCAAGTCAGGAAGCGAGACAGCAAACAGACACGATCAGAAGCTGCGACGTGAAACTTTCAACTTATTCAGGGCATTGGTTCTTTCTTGCCTCTAGTTGGGAGATAACCATATTCTCCTCCGTATGTAACGCAAGAAGGAGAGTCCATTGGGACCGCTTCGTCCAATAGTTCAACCGGCCAGCAGCCGACGTTCGCGAACATCTCAGGCCATCCTGCGTCGAGAACTATTTTCGGAACGGGAGAAGGTGCGACGAACGGAAAGTTGTATGCGTGCAAGGCGCCTGGAGTTACTTGTGGTTGTCGGCAACCGATCCTCTCAGGGGTTCCGTCTACGACCCTGGAACCTTTTTCGGCCCACGCTGCCGTTGTTTGATTTTTCACTCAGAGCCGTCTAATGCCAACATTTCATCAAAACGGAAGAAAATTCAAACTATTAGAAAACCCTACCAGGTGGATAGGGCTCGGCTAGATCTAAACCAGAATCAATCAGTGTGTTACGCAACGACAGTCTCATAGCACCGCGGCTTGCGgtgtcgacctcgtcggcaatTTGCCGAAAGTCTCCCAGTCGACGCAAGAAGGTAACTACTCGAGAACGGTCATGGGATGTGATGGCGGCATAGGCATGCTTCCCCAGTGAATGGAAACGTTGACACGATGGCAAATCTCTTGAGCACTACTCATCTACATGACTACGCTTCCAGGGAAGATTGGTGGCGTAAGATTAAGGCCATTGTAACAATGGTTAATACGcaccacccctcctcccctaGTCGATCACACCCAATGCGCCCAGGAATCTCGGAAGGGATGCGCCTTGCAACCGCTCCAAGGCAGCAGCCAAAAAGTGAACGATGATACGGCATCGCTCCCCGAACTTCGTCGAAGATGACAACCAGAGGCGAGGCTCCCGCTGCTGTCGTGTGTCTCGGCAACACATCCATGGACTACCCACCACCTCCTTTTCGGCTTACTTGCCACGCCTGGAAGGGAACAGGTGACCAGTCGCCCACAGAGCCCGCGGGGTCAACTGTCACAACCCAGGCCCGACGCTCTCCGTCGTGGCTCCAGTGGCCGTCCCCGTCATGGCAAAACGCCAGCTTGGCAAATGCTTATGGAAACTGCCGGTAATTTCCTCATGCTTTTCTGCTTCTCGGTGAAATTGGGACCTGACAGGCCAAGCACGGCTTCGTGTTTTGAGAACGATGCTCcggcgtcgccttcttccttttcctttccatCTACTGACACTTCTCTCGACGCCGGATGCCCGTCATGGACGCGGGATGTGGGCAAATTGGaagctggggggggggttactTCTGGGAACGTACCGTATCAAAGTCAGGGGCATGTCTTCTAGCACCATGATATCTCGAGACTAAAGAAAGCACAGGTCCAGTTCGAGGTGAGTGCTCCAGGCCTCAAGAACCCCAACTTCGCTGCAGGGGATAGGGGGGCTGCAGAGTGACCGTTGGACGACTCAATATCTACTCCGGTCACACTACTGCAAGACCCCTGACTTGTAAAGGCACTCGTCTCGGAGGGGAGACCCATCTCTCGAGAACGTAGCGTTATTCCAAAGAACCCAAGTGGGCGGGTCAAGGTCCTTGGAGAGCTTGAACCCAAAAGCCGCCGGCTGACTTCGTCGCCCGGCTCGTGTGTGCAAAGGGGAACGGTGAGGATAACTCTTACCCACAGTCATGAGAAGGGAATCCTTGCAAACTGCTTATTCTTTACGAATGCAGGAATCTTTTGAATTCTTTGAGCTTGTGGGGATTGTCAAGTCTGAGCGAATGGCCGACCTACAAACAGGGCGTTGCTTGTCCGTCGAGGCGCCAACAGTCGAGCAACGTTCGTTCTCGAAATTGCCCCTTTCTCCGCAACGATTGGACCTCTTTTTCCGCTTGGTTTTTCAGACATGGAGACCCGGGTTTCTCTGCCGGTATCTTTTTTATCTAGCGAGTGCCTCAAGACGAAACGACGCCCCGATGCCCCGATGCCCCGATGCCGGGTCTCTTTGGGAACTTGTCCCCCTCGTCCAGCCCCTGTGCCCTGCGATCTGCGAGGAGGGTTCAATGATATCAAACCAACTACTGTTTTGTGATCGTCTGTCTAGGCACAGAGTATAATGAGGAGGTTCCATTGGAATAATGGACCTATACCAGACTGCCAGGTGTCACGGAAGATACCCCATTGTCCAGGCGTAAGCACCCATCAACCATGTTCTGTCTACCTGGTAgcattctctctcttcaaTTTTTCCCATGACTTACGAACGATGGCCTGATCCTCTGCTGCTACTACTCTTTAGCCAGTTCGGCTCAAGATATGATACGAAATACGCCAGTTGCGGAAAGATCCTGAATCGTCACAAGACGCTGGCAACAAAATTTCGCCGTCAAGACTGTTCAACTCCGGCATGCTTCTCCGAGTCACAGGGTACTGACACTATCCGCTCCACCAGAGTCAAACCGCGTGCCCTCTTGGGACCAGACACGAACATATTCTACAAACACTAACCCTGTCCGGGCTCTCAGTGGCCGTCGCCCCCACTCGACCAACAGCCGGAGAACGATAGAAGAACGCTATTGTTTTCTGACTGTCtaactgctgctgctactgctgtTGACTAACATAACACTCCAGCTCCGACTTTACCGAgccacgacgtcgacctctcCCTCTCTATCTCCCGAATCCAACTCCCTCTCAAACGTCATCTGGATGTCCACgacctgctgcagctgcgAGTAGTCCAGCCGGCGTTTTTTGTGCGCTGCGAGGctcctggccgtcctcaccaCGTTCTTGATCTGCCGCCCGTTCAGCCTCGCCACGGCGAGCCTCTCGTACCCGGCCTCGTCCACGTCCAcgtccccgtcgacgccgccgaggaagtTCCGCCACACGCGCATCCGACTCTCGCGCGGCAGGTCGTCGTACCGCAGCGGCACGTGGATGCGGCTCTTGAACGCGTCGTCGAACGTCTGCACGCGGTTCGTCGTCATGAACAGGATGCCGCCGTAGTACTCGAGCGTCCGCAGGAAGATGGACACGAGGCTGTTGCGCTCCATGTCGTGCAGCGACCGGCGCTCCAGGAAGacgtccgcctcgtcgatgagcAGCACCGCCTTCCACGTGCTCGCCAGGTCGAGCGTCTTGGTcagcttctcgtcgagcgccgacgccgacgtgccCAGGTCGCCCGACGACACGATGTATAGCGGCCGCCGGCTGAACTCGGCCACGCACTCGGCCGTCAGCGTCTTGCCCACGCCGGGCGGTCCGTGGAGCACGAGGATGAGGCCGCGGCCtttgcccttgacgatgtcgtcAAAGGCGGACGAGTCCGGGTCCGTCGTGCGCGCCGTGTGCTCCGCCACAAGGGCCTGCACCAGCTCCTTCTGCGCGTCCGGGAGGACGAGCTGCTCGAAGCACCGCGTGTTCCACTCGATGGCGCTGATCTTGTCcacgaagaagtcgaggaaCTTCTTCTCGGTGAAGCTGAAGCCGCGGACCATGGGGCTCGCCAGCAGGGCTTGATCGTCGGTGAGGGGCGGTAACTCGGCAGTCTCCTTGGGCACGAGCTCCATCTTGTCgctctcgtcggcctgcttcCGCTTCTGGCCGATGGCCTTGGGGAAGGGCTCGACGCTGAAGGCCTCGTTCGCCACGACTCGGTGGTACGTTGCGGTGTCGACCATGACACGGCCATCGATGTTGAAGCGACGGTATCTGCCGTCCAGCGCCACGCCCTTGTATTCGCGGAAGTTCTGGCCGGCAAGGGCCTCCCACCGGCGACCGCGGTCGGTCAACATGGCCCTGACAGCATTGGGGTTAGGGTGACGATCCAGAGGCAGGACGTTGAGCGAGGCGATTGAGGCGGCCCCGGCGAATGCGGGAATCAGGAGACACTCCTCTCTTGTCCCGAACTCGTCGCCGTCAAAGTCGACGTATTCTACGCTGAGCTGGAGACCGGGGCACTGGCCGCAAGTGTACATGTAGTTGTTGAGCTTGTACACGCGGGACTGGCTGAGACGGGTCGTGAAGACCAGGCATCCTGGGCGGAAGATGGTCCAGAGGTGCTCGTAGCTCATCAGGCCCTGCTCGAGGAGGTTCCCTCCGTCGGTGATGGCGTCGTGGAACTTTTCGTTGATGAAGTCGAGCAGGACCGGCATGTGAAGAGCCCCTTCGGACTCGGGGTCCAgaccgccggccgcctcggccagctcatGGCGGTAGTGGTACAGACTCCGAGGAGGGAATTCGACGGTGATGTTGGAGGTCATATAGGACTGGCCAGGAAACTGGCTGCCGATGACGTCTCCAAGGACCTTCTTGAGACCAGGAGAGTTCACCTCGAGCGATGTTCGGCAAACGTACTTGTTCTGAGAATCATACTGGCGGGTGATCTGGAAGAGATGCAGGGGTAA containing:
- a CDS encoding Putative glycosyltransferase, DXD sugar-binding, nucleotide-diphospho-sugar transferase, which codes for MMIALPGKVILRISAVVAVSLMVALVVHQLSYTNDFTLPNQSIDAINFCDDSKRKWGDLGEPIQSSIPQEPIPKIVHQIWKNSDVSTYPVQASRETWEKTLTPLNYTVKLWTDDDVLKLIKANYTWLLSTYEGYSQNIQRADVARLIVVHAEGGIYADLDVFPRSTKEMACLQGLGLQAIFAATSGNLGVSNHFFMGQRQSPFLEWALQEAKRRGGPTSKRILLPYLRVFWSTGPIMVTHAFRHYAWMYSTAHSGLALLDEGYARKVFGHAAGRSWHGSDGQFLNYVSDHLGVLLFWAAVTLTVAALSVMLFIKRCRGKSIELISGCGSRLRSKERYTEV
- a CDS encoding Putative AAA+ ATPase domain, ATPase, AAA-type, core, whose translation is MARTSTKGLGRRAGRSTTDDTLDEEDQQEINRILTEEDKRRREDLEKAPMRVELKHLEKRWTKKGRPFVVEPQEDEDVPEEKVNWYEKYALCITRQYDSQNKYVCRTSLEVNSPGLKKVLGDVIGSQFPGQSYMTSNITVEFPPRSLYHYRHELAEAAGGLDPESEGALHMPVLLDFINEKFHDAITDGGNLLEQGLMSYEHLWTIFRPGCLVFTTRLSQSRVYKLNNYMYTCGQCPGLQLSVEYVDFDGDEFGTREECLLIPAFAGAASIASLNVLPLDRHPNPNAVRAMLTDRGRRWEALAGQNFREYKGVALDGRYRRFNIDGRVMVDTATYHRVVANEAFSVEPFPKAIGQKRKQADESDKMELVPKETAELPPLTDDQALLASPMVRGFSFTEKKFLDFFVDKISAIEWNTRCFEQLVLPDAQKELVQALVAEHTARTTDPDSSAFDDIVKGKGRGLILVLHGPPGVGKTLTAECVAEFSRRPLYIVSSGDLGTSASALDEKLTKTLDLASTWKAVLLIDEADVFLERRSLHDMERNSLVSIFLRTLEYYGGILFMTTNRVQTFDDAFKSRIHVPLRYDDLPRESRMRVWRNFLGGVDGDVDVDEAGYERLAVARLNGRQIKNVVRTARSLAAHKKRRLDYSQLQQVVDIQMTFERELDSGDREGEVDVVAR
- a CDS encoding Putative cytochrome P450, encoding MAGGLHSLAEAVGDPGYASCSNAPGVLVAKLVGLAAVTAFFVWEFRSWYRLRKIPGPFLASVSVLWQLKKAVGGTYHEHLNDIAREYGPLARIGPNELLCTDPDSLRRMSAVRSPYTKGDFYDSGRITPGVDNVVSMRDENEHKAMRARMSPAYTNKETDGFGFESGIDRQLANFIRLIDQHYVSTDSEFRPLDLAEKTQFFALDAIGDVSFGGAFGFLAEDRDLFRYIEINESSLPVMNVVSVLPWLGRLVHKWPFRLMLPKEGDQVGFGRLMGFARNYAEMRLQPGASPQKDMMQSFINQGLSRDELIQLVYIHMIAGTNSAAQAMRMTLLCLINNPVAYRRLQQEIDVASAAGAISSPITNAEALKLPYLQAVIREGLRFYPPVTGLGFKQAPEGGDVLNGYFVPGGTQIGQNFFGVGRSLWVWGPDADVFRPERWLSTGEDELRQMTAALDTHFGHGKYSCLGKPIAMMELNKVFVELLRRYDFTVMNPEKPIKTLSAIFFVARDFWVRLTRRPKNP